One stretch of Streptomyces peucetius DNA includes these proteins:
- a CDS encoding fructose-specific PTS transporter subunit EIIC, giving the protein MSELITAGLVDVDLSAETKQAAARSLAERMVAAGRVTDIDGFLADVAAREAQMPTGLDGGIGIPHCRSEHVTAPTLAFGRSASGIDFGAPDGPADLIFLIAAPAGADDDHLTILSSLARRLMDPGFTDALRAERDPAAVAALIRGEEPPAEAPSGPEADEAPAAPAPASAAAAAEPFRIVAVTSCPTGIAHTYMAAESLQKAGEAAGVEVVVETQGSAGFTRLDPGVIAAADAVILAHDVEVREKGRFAGKPTVDVGVKAAINRPAELIADVRGRAERGEITGSAAAGPAPMDVGAPGDHFGTRLRKWLMTGVSYMVPFVAAGGLLIALAFAIGGYEINSAPSVADHFVWTETASWAALMFQIGGAAFGFLVPVLAGYIAYGMADRPGLVPGFVGGALAVTIEAGFLGGLAAGLIAGAVVMAIQRVRVPSVLRGVMPVVVIPLISSAVVGFLMFVVVGKPIAALQKAMTDWLSGLSGGNAVLLGVLLGLMMCFDLGGPVNKVAYAFAVGGLANPTDGSLKVMAAVMAAGMVPPLGMALATTVRGKLFTKTERDNGKAAWVLGASFISEGAIPFAAADPLRVIPSAMAGGAVTGALSMAFDATLRAPHGGIFVVPLIGQPLLYLLAVAAGTVVTAALVVLLKSRRKPETTADTTPAAVAAAADAKVPAAA; this is encoded by the coding sequence ATGAGTGAGTTGATCACCGCAGGACTGGTCGACGTCGACCTGTCCGCCGAGACCAAGCAAGCCGCCGCACGGTCCCTCGCCGAGCGGATGGTGGCCGCCGGCCGCGTCACTGACATCGACGGCTTCCTCGCCGATGTGGCGGCACGCGAGGCCCAGATGCCCACCGGGCTCGACGGCGGCATCGGCATTCCGCACTGCCGCAGCGAGCACGTCACCGCCCCGACGCTCGCCTTCGGCCGCAGCGCCTCCGGCATCGACTTCGGCGCCCCCGACGGGCCCGCCGACCTGATCTTCCTGATAGCCGCGCCGGCGGGCGCGGACGACGACCATCTGACGATCCTGTCCTCGCTGGCCCGGCGGCTCATGGACCCCGGGTTCACCGACGCCCTCCGCGCCGAGCGCGACCCGGCCGCGGTCGCGGCGCTCATCCGCGGGGAGGAGCCCCCGGCCGAGGCCCCGAGCGGGCCGGAGGCCGACGAGGCCCCGGCCGCCCCGGCGCCCGCGTCGGCCGCCGCCGCGGCCGAGCCCTTCCGGATCGTGGCCGTCACCTCCTGCCCCACCGGGATCGCCCACACCTACATGGCCGCCGAGTCGCTCCAGAAGGCGGGCGAGGCGGCGGGCGTCGAAGTCGTCGTCGAGACCCAGGGCTCGGCCGGATTCACCCGGCTCGACCCGGGTGTGATCGCGGCCGCCGACGCCGTGATCCTCGCCCACGACGTGGAGGTCAGGGAGAAGGGCCGGTTCGCCGGCAAGCCCACCGTCGACGTCGGGGTCAAGGCCGCCATCAACCGGCCCGCCGAGCTCATCGCCGACGTACGCGGCAGGGCCGAACGCGGCGAGATCACCGGCTCCGCGGCGGCCGGCCCGGCGCCCATGGACGTCGGCGCCCCCGGCGACCACTTCGGCACCCGTCTGCGCAAGTGGCTGATGACGGGCGTCAGTTACATGGTGCCGTTCGTCGCCGCGGGCGGCCTGCTCATCGCGCTGGCGTTCGCCATCGGCGGCTACGAGATCAACAGCGCCCCGTCCGTCGCCGACCACTTCGTGTGGACCGAGACCGCGAGCTGGGCCGCGCTCATGTTCCAGATCGGCGGCGCCGCGTTCGGCTTCCTGGTCCCCGTACTCGCCGGGTACATCGCCTACGGCATGGCCGACCGGCCCGGGCTCGTACCGGGCTTCGTCGGCGGCGCCCTCGCGGTCACCATCGAGGCGGGCTTCCTCGGCGGACTCGCCGCCGGTCTCATCGCGGGCGCGGTGGTGATGGCCATCCAGCGTGTCCGCGTCCCGTCCGTGCTGCGCGGCGTGATGCCGGTGGTCGTGATCCCGCTGATCTCGTCCGCCGTCGTCGGATTCCTGATGTTCGTCGTCGTCGGCAAGCCCATCGCCGCCCTGCAGAAGGCCATGACCGACTGGCTGAGCGGCCTGTCCGGCGGCAACGCCGTACTGCTCGGGGTCCTGCTCGGCCTCATGATGTGCTTCGACCTCGGCGGCCCGGTCAACAAGGTGGCCTACGCCTTCGCCGTCGGCGGCCTCGCCAACCCCACCGACGGCAGCCTCAAGGTCATGGCCGCCGTGATGGCGGCCGGTATGGTCCCGCCGCTGGGCATGGCCCTGGCGACGACCGTACGCGGGAAGCTGTTCACGAAGACGGAGCGGGACAACGGCAAGGCGGCCTGGGTCCTCGGCGCCTCCTTCATCAGCGAGGGCGCCATCCCGTTCGCCGCGGCGGACCCGCTGCGCGTGATCCCCTCCGCGATGGCCGGCGGAGCCGTCACCGGCGCCCTGTCGATGGCGTTCGACGCGACGCTGCGCGCACCGCACGGCGGCATCTTCGTCGTCCCGCTGATCGGACAGCCACTGCTCTATCTGCTGGCCGTCGCGGCCGGCACGGTGGTCACCGCCGCCCTGGTGGTCCTTCTCAAGAGCCGCCGCAAGCCGGAGACCACGGCGGACACCACCCCGGCCGCCGTCGCGGCGGCCGCGGACGCGAAGGTCCCCGCAGCCGCATGA
- a CDS encoding HPr family phosphocarrier protein encodes MPQRTVVVGSRSGLHARPAAVFVQAAARQPVKVTVARDGGTPVDARSLLSVLALGAKHGDPLVLSAEGDGAEAAIEELATLAAADLDAQEQR; translated from the coding sequence ATGCCCCAGCGCACCGTCGTCGTCGGTTCCCGTTCCGGACTGCACGCCCGTCCCGCCGCCGTCTTCGTCCAGGCCGCGGCCCGCCAGCCGGTCAAGGTGACCGTGGCCCGCGACGGAGGCACCCCGGTCGACGCCCGGAGCCTGCTGTCCGTGCTCGCTCTCGGCGCCAAGCACGGCGACCCGCTGGTCCTGTCCGCGGAGGGCGACGGCGCGGAGGCCGCCATCGAGGAGCTGGCGACGCTGGCCGCCGCCGACCTCGACGCCCAGGAGCAGCGGTGA
- a CDS encoding polysaccharide deacetylase family protein produces the protein MGSGPAGALAAAAVALAGAHIGPAVTWLPGVRGALAPVLDGRGDPARVALTFDDGPDPRTTPHFLRALDELAVRATFFVLGGRLAEQPGLGARMAAEGHELAVHGWRHDRPWCPRPGRDVRDLARTAELIGEVCGRRPVWYRPAYGILTGGRWNAARAAGLRPVLWSSWGRDWTAVATPDSVRAEVGRTLRGGATVLLHDSDVTSAAGSWRAALGALPLIVADCRARGLAVGRLCDHGVPVR, from the coding sequence GTGGGGAGCGGACCGGCCGGTGCCCTGGCGGCGGCGGCCGTCGCCCTCGCCGGTGCGCACATCGGGCCGGCCGTGACCTGGCTCCCCGGTGTCCGCGGGGCGCTCGCCCCGGTGCTCGACGGGCGCGGAGATCCGGCCCGGGTGGCGCTCACCTTCGACGACGGGCCCGACCCCCGTACCACCCCGCACTTCCTGCGGGCCCTGGACGAGCTGGCCGTGCGGGCCACCTTCTTCGTACTGGGCGGCCGGCTCGCGGAGCAGCCCGGGCTGGGCGCGCGGATGGCGGCGGAAGGCCATGAACTGGCGGTCCACGGCTGGCGCCACGACCGGCCGTGGTGCCCGCGGCCCGGGCGGGACGTACGGGACCTGGCGCGGACGGCGGAGCTGATCGGGGAGGTCTGCGGGAGGCGCCCGGTCTGGTACCGGCCGGCGTACGGAATCCTCACCGGCGGACGGTGGAACGCCGCCCGTGCCGCCGGTCTGCGTCCGGTGCTGTGGAGCTCGTGGGGCCGGGACTGGACGGCCGTGGCCACACCGGACAGCGTGCGCGCCGAGGTGGGGCGGACGCTGCGCGGCGGAGCCACCGTGCTGCTGCACGATTCCGACGTGACCAGCGCCGCCGGGTCGTGGCGGGCGGCCCTCGGGGCCCTGCCGCTGATCGTCGCGGACTGCCGGGCGCGCGGGCTGGCGGTGGGACGGCTGTGCGATCACGGCGTACCCGTCCGCTGA
- a CDS encoding DMT family transporter produces MMALSVALALLAALGNAAASVLQRRAAADLGGTKGGRASTAALLRQRVWVWGAALLGFSGICQALALATGPLSVVQPVMSTELLFTLVVGGVVFRRRPDRRAWAAFAAMSVGLGGFLALAAPTGGRETALVVHWVWTGIAVAAVAGLLIAVSSRLPSAARAAVLGTATAIGFACTAALLKDAFGRLPDGIGAVLAAWQPYAAVGLGIGSFVLLQVTLRAGTLAASQPALTLGDALLSVVLGVVIFDEGVRLGWRTPFEAVALGLLVAGCVGLSRSPLLAEGPGGGGKW; encoded by the coding sequence ATGATGGCGCTGTCCGTCGCTCTGGCCCTGCTCGCCGCGCTCGGCAACGCGGCCGCCTCCGTGCTGCAGCGGCGCGCGGCCGCGGACCTCGGCGGCACGAAGGGCGGGAGGGCGTCGACGGCCGCGCTGCTGCGGCAGCGCGTGTGGGTCTGGGGCGCGGCACTGCTGGGGTTCTCGGGAATCTGCCAGGCGCTGGCCCTGGCCACCGGGCCACTGTCCGTGGTGCAGCCGGTGATGAGCACGGAACTGCTCTTCACCCTCGTCGTGGGAGGCGTCGTGTTCCGGAGGCGGCCCGACCGGCGGGCCTGGGCGGCGTTCGCCGCCATGTCGGTCGGTCTCGGCGGCTTCCTCGCCCTGGCCGCCCCGACCGGCGGTCGCGAGACCGCGCTGGTGGTGCACTGGGTGTGGACCGGGATCGCCGTGGCGGCCGTGGCAGGGCTGCTGATCGCGGTGTCCTCGCGGCTGCCGTCCGCGGCGCGCGCCGCGGTGCTGGGCACGGCGACCGCGATCGGTTTCGCCTGCACCGCGGCACTGCTGAAGGACGCGTTCGGCCGGCTCCCGGACGGGATCGGCGCGGTGCTGGCGGCCTGGCAGCCGTACGCGGCCGTGGGCCTCGGCATCGGGAGCTTCGTGCTCCTCCAGGTGACGCTCCGGGCGGGCACGCTGGCCGCTTCGCAGCCGGCCCTCACGCTGGGCGACGCGCTGCTGAGCGTGGTCCTCGGTGTGGTGATCTTCGACGAGGGGGTGCGGCTGGGCTGGCGTACACCGTTCGAGGCGGTGGCGCTCGGCCTGCTGGTCGCCGGTTGTGTGGGGCTGTCCAGGTCCCCCCTGCTGGCGGAGGGCCCGGGCGGTGGGGGGAAGTGGTGA
- the ptsP gene encoding phosphoenolpyruvate--protein phosphotransferase: MHGIGTGGGSAAGPVARMAPPSAVPAPRTVNPADAPAEAARARGALAWVAGELEERAAAAGGDTAAVLSAQAMMAADPTLADQVGELVLGGLDAPHALDEAFRAFRSSLQAAGGYFAERVADLDDLRDRAVARVLGLPMPGLPDPGRPYVLVADDLAPADTALLDPAKVLALVTERGGPTSHTAILAKILGLPAVVGCAGAAALTDGTQVLVDGTAGTVLPDPDPETVAAAAARDEHRRRLSAQVGGPGRTADGHPVKLLVNLGAPAELPAAAAVDSEGVGLFRTEFLYLDREKAPTREEQTAAYREVFAAFAGRRVVVRTLDAGADKPLPFATASDEQNPALGVRGLRTARRDPQLLETQLAAIAAAAHGSDADVWVMAPMVSVPGEAAAFAEQVKAHGLRTAGAMVEVPAAALRAGDLARRCDFLSIGTNDLAQYAFAADRTLSSLAELLDPWQPALLELVRTAAEAGAAQGRPVGVCGEAAADPLLALVLVGLGVTSLSAAPGCLGDVRASLASHGLDDCRRLAGLALAAPDAAAAREAVREAAA, from the coding sequence CTGCACGGCATCGGCACCGGTGGCGGCAGCGCCGCCGGGCCCGTCGCCCGCATGGCGCCCCCGTCCGCCGTACCCGCGCCGCGCACCGTGAACCCGGCCGACGCCCCCGCGGAGGCCGCCCGGGCGCGCGGGGCACTGGCGTGGGTCGCCGGCGAGCTGGAGGAGCGGGCGGCCGCCGCCGGCGGCGACACGGCCGCGGTCCTGTCCGCCCAGGCGATGATGGCCGCCGACCCGACACTGGCGGACCAGGTCGGAGAGCTCGTGCTCGGCGGGCTCGACGCGCCCCACGCACTGGACGAGGCCTTCCGCGCCTTCCGCTCGTCCCTCCAGGCGGCCGGCGGCTACTTCGCCGAACGCGTCGCCGACCTCGACGACCTTCGCGACCGTGCCGTGGCGCGGGTCCTCGGACTCCCGATGCCCGGCCTGCCCGATCCCGGCCGGCCGTACGTCCTCGTCGCGGACGACCTCGCCCCCGCGGACACCGCCCTCCTCGACCCCGCCAAGGTCCTCGCCCTGGTCACCGAACGCGGCGGACCCACCAGCCACACCGCGATCCTGGCGAAGATCCTCGGCCTGCCCGCCGTCGTCGGCTGCGCCGGCGCGGCCGCGCTCACGGACGGCACGCAGGTCCTCGTCGACGGCACCGCCGGTACCGTCCTCCCCGACCCCGACCCGGAGACCGTCGCGGCGGCCGCCGCGCGCGACGAGCACCGCCGCCGTCTCTCCGCACAGGTCGGCGGCCCGGGCCGGACGGCCGACGGTCACCCGGTGAAGCTGCTGGTCAACCTGGGCGCGCCGGCGGAACTGCCCGCCGCCGCAGCGGTCGACAGTGAGGGCGTCGGGCTGTTCCGTACGGAGTTCCTCTACCTCGACCGCGAGAAGGCCCCCACCCGCGAGGAGCAGACGGCGGCCTACCGCGAGGTGTTCGCCGCCTTCGCGGGGCGCCGGGTCGTCGTACGCACCCTGGACGCCGGAGCCGACAAGCCGCTGCCGTTCGCCACCGCGTCCGACGAGCAGAACCCCGCGCTCGGTGTACGCGGCCTGCGCACGGCACGCCGGGACCCGCAGCTCCTCGAGACGCAGCTGGCCGCGATCGCCGCGGCGGCGCACGGCAGTGACGCCGACGTGTGGGTGATGGCGCCGATGGTCTCCGTGCCCGGAGAGGCAGCCGCCTTCGCCGAACAGGTGAAGGCCCACGGGCTGCGGACCGCGGGCGCCATGGTGGAGGTCCCCGCAGCGGCGCTGCGGGCGGGCGACCTCGCGCGGCGGTGCGACTTCCTCAGCATCGGGACCAACGACCTGGCCCAGTACGCGTTTGCCGCCGACCGCACCCTCAGCTCGCTGGCCGAACTCCTCGACCCCTGGCAGCCGGCCCTGCTCGAACTCGTACGGACGGCCGCCGAGGCGGGAGCCGCCCAAGGACGCCCCGTCGGTGTGTGCGGCGAGGCCGCGGCGGACCCGCTGCTCGCCCTCGTCCTCGTCGGCCTCGGCGTCACCAGCCTGTCGGCCGCGCCGGGCTGCCTCGGCGACGTCCGGGCGTCGTTGGCGTCGCACGGCCTCGACGACTGCCGCCGGCTCGCCGGCCTCGCCCTGGCCGCCCCCGACGCGGCGGCGGCCCGCGAGGCCGTACGGGAGGCAGCGGCCTGA
- a CDS encoding MGDG synthase family glycosyltransferase: MTRRFMVLSAGMGAGHDAVAGELARRLGAQGHQVLVHDVLTLLPAGAGRALRSSYRFAVRHAPFLYAGVHALFLAPGGDDGRAGDGTPGGRPGRSRLLDVSPLPALAEGRLSALVREWRPDAVVSTFHLAAQITGRMRGRGTLPVPSAVFVTDFALHRGWFHPDNDLYLCVTESCAEAVRSATGARTAVPGPVVPPEFGRPPDTGTPDPGTPGRPEVLICTGAWGVGSGLIRTAQALAGHGCLPVLLCGRDERLRRRAGAVPGTIALGWVDDLPRRMASARLLVDNAAGQTAVQALAAGLPVVGYRPLAGHGATGVRAMAAEGLTASASSLGELLWRADELLAPGPVREAQLARAAALFRDDAARFVAELAAA, translated from the coding sequence ATGACCCGGCGCTTCATGGTGCTCAGTGCCGGTATGGGCGCCGGCCACGACGCGGTCGCGGGCGAACTGGCCCGCCGGCTCGGCGCACAGGGCCACCAGGTGCTGGTGCACGATGTGCTGACCCTGCTGCCGGCCGGAGCCGGGCGGGCGCTGCGCTCGTCGTACCGCTTCGCCGTACGGCATGCGCCCTTCCTCTACGCGGGAGTGCACGCACTGTTCCTCGCGCCGGGCGGGGACGACGGCCGGGCCGGGGACGGGACACCGGGCGGGCGGCCGGGCCGGAGCAGGCTGCTGGACGTGTCGCCGCTGCCCGCGCTCGCCGAAGGCCGGCTCAGTGCCCTGGTACGCGAGTGGCGGCCGGACGCCGTCGTCTCCACGTTCCATCTCGCCGCCCAGATCACCGGCCGGATGCGGGGCCGCGGCACCCTGCCCGTCCCCAGCGCGGTGTTCGTCACGGACTTCGCCCTGCACCGCGGCTGGTTCCATCCGGACAACGACCTCTACCTCTGTGTCACGGAGTCCTGCGCGGAGGCGGTCCGCTCGGCGACCGGGGCCCGCACGGCGGTCCCGGGGCCGGTGGTGCCACCGGAGTTCGGCCGGCCGCCGGACACCGGCACGCCGGACCCTGGCACGCCGGGCCGGCCGGAGGTCCTGATCTGCACGGGAGCGTGGGGCGTCGGCTCCGGACTGATCCGTACCGCGCAGGCGCTGGCCGGCCACGGCTGTCTGCCGGTACTGCTGTGCGGCCGGGACGAACGGCTGCGCCGCAGGGCGGGTGCGGTGCCCGGCACGATCGCGCTCGGCTGGGTGGACGACCTGCCCCGGCGGATGGCGTCCGCGCGGCTCCTCGTCGACAACGCCGCGGGCCAGACGGCGGTGCAGGCCCTCGCCGCGGGCCTTCCCGTCGTCGGCTACCGGCCGCTGGCAGGGCACGGGGCCACCGGCGTACGGGCCATGGCGGCGGAGGGTCTGACGGCGTCGGCCAGCAGTCTCGGCGAACTGCTTTGGCGGGCCGACGAGTTGCTGGCGCCCGGCCCGGTGCGGGAGGCGCAGCTCGCCCGTGCGGCGGCCCTGTTCCGCGACGACGCGGCACGCTTCGTCGCGGAACTGGCAGCGGCCTGA
- the pfkB gene encoding 1-phosphofructokinase has protein sequence MILTITPNPSLDRTYELPSLDRGAVLRAARDRVDPGGKGVNVSRAVAAAGHRTVAVVPLGGPEGALLDRLLGEHGIEAAGVPVAGSTRVNITLVEPDGTLTKVNAAGPDLAPAEAEALLEAVRNRSADADWIACCGSLPPGLRPEWYAELVARIHRAGARVALDTSGAALTAALQERPDVVKPNAEELAEAVGRPLATVGDAVKAAEELRERGAAAVLASLGADGQLLVDDSGTWFGHAPADAVRSNVGAGDASLAGFLTAGGHGPAALAAAVAHGTAAVQLPGSVMPTPADLDPAAVTVTGSVPLDRVLGEPAS, from the coding sequence ATGATCCTCACCATCACCCCGAACCCCAGCCTGGACCGCACCTACGAACTGCCGTCCCTGGACCGCGGAGCCGTGCTGCGCGCCGCCAGGGACCGGGTCGACCCCGGCGGCAAGGGCGTCAACGTCTCCCGGGCCGTGGCCGCCGCCGGTCACCGCACCGTGGCCGTCGTACCGCTCGGCGGCCCCGAGGGCGCGCTGCTCGACCGGCTGCTCGGGGAGCACGGCATCGAGGCCGCAGGCGTACCCGTCGCCGGTTCGACCCGCGTCAACATCACGCTCGTCGAACCCGACGGCACCCTCACCAAGGTCAACGCGGCCGGCCCGGACCTCGCCCCCGCCGAGGCCGAGGCGCTGCTGGAGGCCGTACGGAACCGCTCCGCCGACGCCGACTGGATCGCCTGCTGCGGCAGCCTGCCGCCCGGTCTGCGACCCGAGTGGTACGCCGAGCTGGTCGCCCGCATCCACCGGGCCGGTGCCCGGGTCGCCCTCGACACCTCCGGCGCCGCCCTGACCGCGGCGCTGCAGGAGCGGCCCGACGTGGTCAAGCCCAACGCCGAGGAACTCGCCGAAGCCGTCGGCCGCCCCCTCGCCACCGTCGGCGACGCCGTCAAGGCGGCGGAGGAACTGCGCGAGCGGGGAGCGGCGGCGGTCCTCGCCAGCCTGGGCGCGGACGGCCAGCTGCTCGTCGACGACAGCGGCACCTGGTTCGGCCACGCGCCCGCCGACGCCGTCCGCAGCAACGTCGGAGCCGGGGACGCCTCCCTCGCGGGCTTCCTCACCGCCGGCGGCCACGGGCCCGCCGCCCTCGCGGCCGCGGTCGCCCATGGGACCGCCGCCGTCCAGCTGCCGGGCAGCGTCATGCCCACACCCGCCGACCTGGACCCGGCGGCGGTCACCGTCACCGGTTCCGTCCCCCTGGACCGCGTGCTCGGGGAGCCGGCGTCATGA
- a CDS encoding DUF1876 domain-containing protein: MTRTLEWKVGLFLSEEDGTTKARAVLDTGTTTLTGHGTAHCSPQDVDIPEIGDELAAGRAMHSLARQLMKSADRELDAMGAGPVGPSAPGPGTPYVTP, encoded by the coding sequence ATGACCAGGACCCTGGAGTGGAAGGTCGGGCTGTTCCTCTCGGAGGAGGACGGTACGACGAAGGCCCGGGCGGTGCTGGACACCGGGACCACGACCCTCACCGGGCACGGGACGGCCCACTGCAGCCCGCAGGACGTGGACATCCCCGAGATCGGCGACGAGCTCGCCGCGGGCCGTGCGATGCACAGCCTCGCCCGGCAGCTGATGAAGAGCGCCGACCGCGAACTCGATGCGATGGGCGCCGGACCCGTCGGCCCGTCGGCCCCCGGACCCGGCACGCCGTACGTGACGCCCTGA
- a CDS encoding DeoR/GlpR family DNA-binding transcription regulator, whose translation MFAAERQQEIMRLARDSGRVDVLSLAEEFQVTAETVRRDLKALDRAGLVRRVHGGAIPVGHLDFEPDLAERDTVAADEKERIALAALAELPVDGSVILDAGTTAARLAAELPMESALTVVTHALPVAARLADHPGIALHLVGGRVRHRTRAAVDAWALRAYAEIKADVVFLATNGFAVDGGLTTPDLAEAAVKRAAVAAARRVVLLADSAKFGQQHFARFGDLADVDLLITDTGLSPDDARAIEAQGTEVVRA comes from the coding sequence ATGTTCGCAGCGGAGCGTCAGCAGGAGATCATGCGCCTGGCCCGCGACAGCGGCCGGGTGGATGTGCTGTCCCTCGCCGAGGAGTTCCAGGTCACCGCCGAGACCGTGCGGCGCGACCTCAAGGCCCTCGACCGGGCGGGGCTGGTGCGGCGTGTGCACGGCGGCGCCATCCCGGTCGGTCACCTCGACTTCGAGCCCGACCTCGCGGAGCGCGACACGGTCGCCGCCGACGAGAAGGAGCGCATCGCGCTCGCCGCGCTCGCCGAACTCCCCGTCGACGGCAGCGTCATCCTCGACGCCGGCACCACCGCCGCCCGGCTCGCCGCCGAGCTTCCGATGGAGTCGGCGCTGACGGTCGTGACCCACGCGCTGCCCGTCGCCGCCCGGCTCGCCGACCACCCGGGCATCGCCCTCCACCTGGTCGGAGGCCGGGTGAGGCACCGCACCCGCGCCGCCGTCGACGCCTGGGCGCTGCGCGCGTACGCGGAGATCAAGGCCGACGTCGTCTTCCTCGCCACCAACGGCTTCGCCGTCGACGGCGGCCTGACCACCCCCGACCTGGCGGAGGCGGCGGTCAAGCGGGCCGCGGTCGCCGCCGCCCGCAGGGTCGTCCTGCTGGCCGACTCGGCCAAGTTCGGGCAGCAGCACTTCGCCCGCTTCGGCGATCTCGCGGACGTGGACCTGCTGATCACCGACACGGGACTCAGCCCCGACGACGCCCGCGCCATCGAGGCGCAGGGCACGGAGGTCGTCCGCGCATGA
- a CDS encoding SpoIIE family protein phosphatase codes for MNAADRPQERDFLRAVFESLGAGLFVTDTSGRVTASNPWARQLVGRREDEILGRDSHDLLHRQADGRKIPRDQCRVMAVIDTGRPAEGSDGFYLRADGTTVPIIWAATPLMRQGRVEGAVIVFHDFSLHREAAEQRATHLAALEELTERLTMVAEISAVLSSTLDVPKMLHRLVRLLVPELADWAAVDLHDPDQSPDMRRIAVRTRDEEGRADDLLGPLPALLETPSSSALVRVMRGSKPLRLDADDPSRGSEQPLAPAHRELFDRLGGHSAVVVPLSTRRQVFGALTVGRTGDRPSCTEAELLVLADIGRRAGLVLDNARLFDRQRHVAETMQRQLLTPLPQVDHLQMAARYQPAQSAAEIGGDWYDAFLLADGVTTMVIGDVVGHDLQAAAHMAEVRNMLRALAWDRQEPPSLIMRRLDEAMTHTSDAPMATAVFARVEGPEGGPWELHWVNAGHPPPLLVTPDGHACFLEEGHGPLLGMNSALHLGLDWPDARRELPARSTLLLYTDGLVESRHRSIDAGLAQLRRHAAALAHRDVEDFCDELLTRIDPSGDDVALLALRIPAWGEGRGGDTPQPRHAHSPAAADRAAPGSQVEDTPVRDTS; via the coding sequence TTGAACGCCGCTGACCGGCCGCAGGAACGCGACTTCCTGCGCGCCGTGTTCGAAAGCCTGGGCGCCGGGCTCTTCGTCACCGACACCTCCGGGCGGGTGACGGCCTCCAACCCGTGGGCCCGGCAGCTCGTGGGCCGCCGCGAGGACGAGATCCTGGGCCGGGACTCGCACGACCTGCTCCACCGCCAGGCGGACGGCAGAAAGATCCCCCGGGACCAGTGCCGCGTCATGGCGGTGATCGACACCGGGCGCCCGGCCGAGGGCAGCGACGGGTTCTACCTCCGCGCCGACGGCACCACCGTCCCGATCATCTGGGCGGCGACCCCCCTGATGCGACAGGGGCGGGTGGAGGGCGCGGTGATCGTCTTCCACGACTTCAGCCTGCACCGGGAGGCCGCGGAGCAGCGGGCGACGCACCTCGCGGCACTGGAAGAGCTCACCGAGCGGCTCACCATGGTCGCCGAGATCTCCGCGGTGCTCAGCTCCACCCTGGACGTCCCCAAGATGCTGCACCGGCTGGTGCGCCTGCTGGTGCCGGAACTGGCCGACTGGGCCGCCGTCGACCTGCACGACCCGGACCAGTCGCCGGACATGCGGCGGATCGCCGTGCGGACCCGGGACGAGGAGGGCCGGGCGGACGATCTCCTCGGCCCCCTGCCGGCGCTGCTGGAGACCCCGTCGTCATCGGCCCTGGTACGGGTGATGCGGGGGAGCAAGCCGCTCAGACTGGACGCCGACGACCCCTCCCGCGGCTCCGAGCAGCCCCTCGCGCCCGCGCACCGGGAACTCTTCGACCGGCTCGGCGGTCACTCGGCCGTCGTCGTGCCACTGAGCACCCGCCGGCAGGTGTTCGGCGCCCTCACCGTCGGCCGCACCGGTGACCGCCCGTCCTGCACCGAGGCCGAACTCCTCGTACTGGCCGACATCGGCCGCCGGGCCGGGCTGGTGCTGGACAACGCCCGGCTGTTCGACCGTCAGCGGCACGTGGCGGAGACCATGCAGCGTCAGCTGCTCACTCCGCTGCCCCAGGTGGACCATCTGCAGATGGCCGCCCGCTACCAGCCCGCACAGAGCGCCGCTGAGATCGGCGGCGACTGGTACGACGCCTTTCTGCTCGCCGACGGCGTCACCACGATGGTCATCGGCGACGTCGTGGGACACGACCTGCAGGCCGCGGCCCACATGGCCGAAGTGCGCAATATGCTCCGCGCGCTGGCCTGGGACCGTCAGGAGCCGCCGAGCCTCATCATGCGCCGCCTGGACGAGGCCATGACCCACACCAGTGACGCGCCCATGGCCACCGCCGTGTTCGCCCGGGTGGAGGGCCCCGAAGGGGGCCCGTGGGAGCTGCACTGGGTCAATGCCGGCCACCCGCCACCGCTCCTGGTGACGCCGGACGGACACGCCTGCTTCCTCGAAGAGGGGCACGGCCCGCTGCTCGGCATGAACTCGGCCCTCCATCTGGGCCTCGACTGGCCGGACGCCCGCAGGGAGCTGCCCGCCCGGTCCACTCTGCTGCTCTACACCGACGGCCTGGTCGAGAGCCGCCACCGTTCCATCGACGCGGGACTCGCCCAGCTGCGCCGCCACGCGGCCGCCCTCGCCCACCGGGACGTGGAGGACTTCTGCGACGAACTGCTCACCCGCATCGATCCCAGCGGCGACGACGTCGCCCTGCTCGCCCTGCGCATCCCGGCATGGGGCGAGGGGCGGGGCGGCGACACCCCGCAGCCCCGGCACGCGCACAGCCCGGCCGCAGCCGACCGCGCCGCCCCCGGATCGCAGGTGGAGGACACGCCGGTACGCGACACGTCCTGA